The genomic stretch GATTTTATAGTGATCTAATGTACAGATGTTATTTACCCGcaataagaatgaaataaaagcaTTGTGCGCATTATGATCCCGTATCTTTGCTTACCTATATCCTTTTTACCTGAACTACCACTGCTCACCCTCTTGATTACTTACACACACATGTTTTAcctccgtatatatatatatatatatatatatatatatatatatatatctatgttttCTAAACGTGGCCAACCACGAACAACTACCGTTCACAGAGTAAGGATGCACATAAGAGACTCGTGGCTTTACGAGAATCagattatttttgaatttaatagGCGTGAGGGAGATCCAAACCGGAAAACCAATACGCgttatgtatacatgtacatatgtacatttgtatgtatatatatatatataatatataggtatagaGTACTCTACTCATGATCCTTTTCCATCGTATAATTTCGAGAAAGCAGAAAGGGTAAGCATGTTTGCCTTGATGTTACggaatgataatttattattcgctCCGAGAGACGAGATAAGGATCAAAGGTTTGACCGCGAAAAAAGGAGAAGCGTTATGGAAGATTCATCAtcgagaattataataatagcggcattgaaaaaagaaggaaaacgcTTCGATGactttcaaaagaaaagatttcccATTTGAAAGAGGTCAGAATGCTTTTCTTGCGTATTCCTCTTTCATTAATAAGAAACGACGCATTTAAGAATGTTTGCTTATCTATCGATACAAAAATAagcttttgaatatttttatttatttcatggtTTTAATAGCGTTGTTTAACCTTCTATAATGTTATGTAACTTTGAAATCACGCACTttcatatagttatatatatatatatatacatatactatatattataatatgtaggtatattttaaattttattctattttatcataaaaaaattaatttttactttatatccaaaaatttttaatattttttaaatataagttattatataattatgtcaGCATAAGTAATACTAAATTttcacattatataatttttgtgtaaataaaaagaaaaactgatTTATAGTGCTTAATGAATTTATGATTGGTACTGTGTAATTGGTAGAATTAtcgaatcaatgaaattggtgaaaaagaaacaatgaaaaCAAACGGGAAAAAAGAACCCGAGAACGTGCTAATTGTAAGAATTTGTTcgataaggaagaaagaataaactcAATTTGTATTACggagatatacatacatatattttgtacTTACAGGTAACTTTTTTGTACTCTCTCTGGTATTAACAAACTCGAACGCcatttaataatagcaacaaaaaagacatataatatgtaaaaaaatctactttgtattttttcatacgaacacattataattactttatctttgttaataatatttagttaTGTAATATAGGTAcacgttaaaaaagaatagagagatATTTTGGAAGCGATAGATATAATAGGaagaacgaataataaaaggattaatccaatttaaaaatttttgatatgtACACACtgagattatttctttttttttttcaatttgaatatttcaacgaaatattttactaAACGTATCTTTTAATATGCGAATTTTTCGATATCAGCTTATCATGAATAAATTctctaaaaatgaaatttatcgcgATTGGAATAAGTTTCAAACGAGACTTATATACTGCTACGCCTTAAAATacataatagaattttttccTGCTGTCCACGAGCTTGTATTCACATGTCCGCGGATTAAATATCCCATTTCGATTCGAGACAAAAGGGAGAATCACATGAATGTAAATGGTAACACAATCAACATACCATTGATACTACTTTCCTTTCTTCAACAGCAAAAAATGTGAACAATGAGAAATGAATGGCAAATGCACGTGAAAACAAATCCATCGTTATTACCTATCTCTATACCTTATTcacaatatcaattttttcttagaGACACTCGAAAcaaataacatatattataatatatcgaaaatagaTCCTAACGTAATAGattgatttaatttacaataacGCGATTTTTGATAATGACGTgtgaattgaaaattaaattttatcgctATCTGAAAATATCGATTAGGAAAGATGTATATACTCATAATCTACCTCAAGTATATCACTTAAACGACGATTGCtcgaattagaaaaaattatcttatggTGGTACTTCATACAACGATTGGAATaagttttcgtatttttaCGTTCTTGATATAATACATGCGTATTaatgtttgataaaaatatctaaagaaaaaagtaaaatattccTTTGATCACATATTAATTCGTTTTTAGTTAGTCTATTAAATCgcttttctaaagaaaataatttctattcatttcgtttaacatattatataggtactacgaaaaaaaatatcgaatggGGTCTCTCAGCTTTGGAATTCTCTCTGGCAAGTTCTTTTGTGCCTTCTTTCGCgaataaaacgatttttaCAACGATCACATAGGTGCCATCTATAGACGCGATTATGAAGCTTCCTTGCAAGTGGCATTGAACTCATTCAAAACGCATAATGCAAGTACGAACTTCgtatctcaaaaaaaaaggattaagaTTTTCCGCGCTTTTAAGATAACGGTGATAtaagaaattacaaaaaaaaaacgaaatattcacttattataaataattaatgaataacatcgataaaatttaatatttcatagataattaaattagaaagaaagagagagagagagagagagagagagagagagagagagagagagagagatacagagacacagagagagagagagagaaagagagagagagagagagagagagagagagagagagagagaggaagagaaaaagaatagaaaaataaaacgaactataatattatgtcgaataaaagaaaatcaacgttttctctctcagaAAATTGTCTTgatcttaaatatttcataatacgATTTGATTTTCTCGAGAATCTGTTTCGTAagttatacgtacgtatatacatacataaacgcACACATATACTAATACAAaacgcacatatacatattctacGTATCATTCGCTGCTCTTCCGCTGGCGATGCAGCTGCAGTGTCATCGGGATTCACCGTTGCAGTGAAATATCGTATGACTTTTTGACGTGCTTTTAACAGATTGAATTGAAAATGGCTCTCTGGCTCCGACATATTTGCGGGCATATCCATATCCCGGGAACGACTATACGAATAGGCAGGCGACGAGGGAGATgacatgcgtatatatatatatatatatatataaatgagtgtgtgtgtatgggagcgcttatatgtatgtttatgtgCATATACGTAccaaatacacatatacatagagagataCATCTATATAgttcatgtgtatatatatgtgtgtgtgtatatatatatatacatcactACATAGAAACGTACATACAGagtcctctttcttttttatttttacacatTCGCTGATGCCGCACATTGCAAGCTATGCTCCGGTAGAAACGACGAGGAGGAGTGGAACTGGACAGGTCCATCGAATTGGCATCCGTAGAAGGGTGGAAAAATAATGTCCCGGCTTATTTTTTAAAGTTCTGAGGTTAAAGTTTAGAGAACATAGAGGAGAAAGCTTGCGaagctctctttttctcatttcttctctttctatctttctgtctttctttcttggcaaaaaagtgataaatgtagatatataccTAGATAGATgtgaatatatagatatgtcgATATTACGGTGCCCAGTAAGCGTAGACCAAAACCTCTGTCCAAGTGAAGCGTTAAAAGCTGAAAGCTCGGCTGGACCTGGGTTATATATCTTCGGCAACCCTTCAAACACAGAGACTAACTAAAGCCACGCGTATCCTATCCGCGCTCAATCttccctcttcctttctctctctctttctttctctttctctctctctctctctctctctctctttctatttctcttttccacgATCTCTTTTATACGATCATCAAAAGTCACGTGCATTGAATGTCCGTTCATCGCCCAATCATGTTTCAATATCGCTTTTGTGAAAGGGTACATGCCAAGATTTTTATACACTACATCAGGATAATTCTGAGAATTCACCGTTTTTTATGTGCACGTCAAAAACAGATATCCTTCAGGGTTACGCCTTTTCtcgatttttcaatattttttcaatatttcgtccTTTCGAATTTCCCGCCttttaatttatgataaagCTTGGCGGGAGTTTTGAAAAAGTCTTTTATGATGTATCGCAATaggaattttttaaagaatttcgtcacttcattaaaataattcgttaCAGAATAATACCGAATAGTTTTTTTACAAAGTTATAGCTATTTAAATCCTATCCATGACTATTtgattgtattttattaattgtgcATATTaaactaaatataatataaaatcttatttatattcaagAGATTTGAATATTCAActcattttttcatataaaattgtttaactGCGTATATCtatgaatataatagaaatgcaATGCATcacattttttattgattttcgaACTCTCAGTACCATTTGTCGACTAAATATTGAAACTAGTTTTAGATATGTATCTATTGATGATAAACAGTATTTATTTTAAGCAAATGTATTGAGTATTTGCAAATGATAACAATCTTCATTGAGGATTTTATCAACAGGTAATTTAATAGTTCCTATTTATTACAACAGATGGCACTGATTACATTTTCCTCCCGTATAATGAAGATTTCTGTAATACCCACATGAATTGATTCTTtggtattttgaaaaaaaaagtattcgaaAGATGATTAATTTGTGAGatactttataaaaaatgttcaaataTTCATGCAACTATAATAAGTCATACCGTTTTTTGGttaaaataagaacaaaatgttagagaaaaaagatgaatgatTCAAGATGAATGAATTCACAGTCATATTTTCTTCGCAAGTGGACATAcacatgtattatttttttctcaattgcACGTgcattattgtatttgtatatattatacttaaataataaaaatgtcttacttacaatttaatttatcatattgATACTATCAGAACATATTTATATGCCTAAAAAATCAAactattttgaatttttttccataaggaatagattattatcgttgactatttgagaaagtaaagaatatatagaaaagttaAAACCTGCGAtgtttattaatagaaaaaattatgaactttataataaaaaatgttgaaaagcTTTGGCTTTAGcagtttttgaaatattaacgtttatgttatcagaaaaacaacaaaataaacgTGATCAACTATGAATACGtacgtattttattatcgatattatcgattttattatcgagAGTGGAAACAAATGAATGGAACCACCGAGTGTAGACCGTGAATCGCAAAATATTAAGTATTGCcttttcatttcaaaaaatattatctttttacttctgtctttgattttttctttaatatgcgtatcaataaatgaaattaaaatttatatattttggtatctcattattttcttgaagtttattacttaatttattatttattataataaattttctattgtttGTAGATATTTCTACGtgaatattgtaaaattaaagcAATTTTTACTATATCTACTGAATTCGTatatagacaataataattgtattcgTATCATATCAGTTCCTTTACCgatggaaaaaattaatagctGTGTATATTTGTGGAATATTAACTTGTAAAGTAAATtcacaattataaaataattattttcataggATCGAATTTATTATCAGTACTATTACGTTATTGCAGTTGAATGAATTAGATGGATTTTATCAATAGAAACGAATTGTGTCTGTAAAGAAATGAAttcattataaagaaaaagcaatCAAACTTTCTTGAAAAACCGATCTTAATACACATAAAATCCTGTTGAtgtgacaaaaaaaagaagtgattAAAATTGTTAAGCAAAAATTCACGTTGAATTTACACGAATTGCGGAAATGCGAGGAATTTACTGACAAGCAAATTGAAACAATTAACTAAGCAGTAAAAAGTCATTTGATAAGAAATTATCTTGAACTTCTAATGTATGTCCTTGTTTATTGGTTCACAATACAGTCacaattaattgatttaagaCATCCGATagatacaaagaaagaatttttaactaaattaatatgaaagtaaaaatagaactcgcatataatttcaaaaactTAGTGTCAAgtctaagaaaagaaaaaagaaagatctctAATCCTTTTTTCTGAGTTTCTGAGAAGAGTCTTTCGTTGATTCCAACCATAATCTTAAATCGCTGTTTATCTCAGGCAAAGAAATTTCAGGTTCAAGTTTCTTGATGAATTCGTTTAAGTGCATCTTCATGCCAATCGTCGTTTGCTTACTGAGAATAATTGTGTGAATGAAGTTATCTTGTAGATTTATGAACCTGTGCTCGAAATAGAAACTTTTCTCGTCCCAATAAATTAACTGCAATGGaacaatatcattttatcaCAAAAGCTCGACcacaaattttatctttatcctttAATTGTTTTCAAACTTTAGATTTTACCTTAGTCGTGATTTTGTATATCATGAAGAATTTAATCGGTCGTCGATACCTTGTACATAAGCCACCAAGAATTGCCGTGACACccatttttgttaaaaaagagaatattttggTTTGTAAGAAATGATGGTAACGAGAAAAATCTAATTCACGTAGATATCTTGCATTGTTCATATGTGACATTATGTCCAAGTCTTGAGTAGTACATATACCTGCataacgaaaaaacaaaacgaataaTCTTGTTCTTTTATTATGGATTAATTACATCGATCTTAAGTATCTAGATGAGATAATAGTGATTAAAacagtatataaaaatgtttatgaaaaatatactaaataatctaataatcATTCATTTGAGCGCATTTAACTAAtgcttaataattattatgataacgaattgattttttatattttttttacgatttgattatggttaaataaataacaatgtaagcaaattttttttttaacaaaactatgttgtataaaaaaataaaattatttttaaaagtgtTGTatgcattgaaatatttatcataaaaaattaattgacaaCGTTGTATTCTGacataatagataatattctgaaagtaaaatttgataattattaaataatagtatCGACATTAGAAGTAAatgaaatcgaataaaatacaGAAATTGTTTAAAGGAAATGAAATTTGATTCGTTAAATACTTACTGTAGATTGTAGTTTTATCTAAGAGTTTTGcctttttttgaataaattggGCCCAAATAAACGTGAATATTAatcttagaaaataattaatatcaaagaagaaataaagaatggCAATAACCGCCCTGAGATAATAACTCACCATTCTGTCTTgtcaaaatatacaaataacaaaatatataaattattcagacaaataattcttaatagtCAGAAGAACGAACAAGAGTGTGAGTTAGTCTAATGATGAAAAAATACTGATCGACTTAAGCAAAAGTTATCGTATAAAGACGAATAATATAAGTACTTTCAATGTATTTATACGTCTGTGTATGTACGATAACCGCTATCATTGTGTTTATACATTCGTGTAAGTGCAATaactacttttattatttttaaacgtcCATATACATGCcgaaaataagtaaaatattatcagctcaattgtttattcattttgcttcatataatttcataaacatttaatttataaaaatagaattataaaattcaatatgaattataaataaaagtatttaattataactaATTCAAGCAACTACGATTCATTACTATTCGATGAATACattaatattcgataaataaaaagatacggtatttttatataaattacaataatctattttcattattattcaaatttatttatcaaagacTTTCATtaatgcatttatttatttatcatgcGTTATtctgaatgaaaaatatatattttcattataatatctcCATCCGCCTGAATGCAGGCATGTGCTTACTGAAAATGTAACTTCATTTGCATTTCAAAATGCATTCTTCTGGATGTATGTATTCATCAGGTCTTGTACAatagatttttaatcgaaataataaaaatcaatctaTCAAAATATGGTGATATAATGATTACCACATATGATCGATTTTGATATATCATAATCAAACACAGTTACAGTTTCGCTGTAAAGATGTATCACATTATTTATTGCATAAAGGCTATTAGGTcaatactgtatatatatatatatatatatatgtgtttgtgtatatgtatatgtatgtatgtacttacgtgtatatgtatgtacaaatatatgaaaatcgtATATTAGACGAAATATAATCGCATGTGACAGATTAATGAAAGATCATTAATTAAAGCATCGTTAATAGACAAGAAAAGTATcgatatcataaaaaaaataagtagaaAATTTGAATTTGTCTCCACAATAGGAATTGTCTCCAAAAGGACGCAAAGAtgctaattttattttcgcgactattttttaaatgagacTATGCCACGACTTGCGAACATTCACGCGTGGAAATTGTCTTTTTAGCAATCGAttggtatataaaataaagatgtacgttagaaaaaatatattaattacttgAAATTAATGAGCCGACAAAGCATCGCTATAATCGGTAGCacaacataattaaaaatggcGGAGTCATCAAAcgcaaaaagaataaatggaCATTCGCGCATGCGTTGTACATCTTTGTCTACATTTAAAATCCGAATTAATTACATTTGTCTTGCTTTTGATACTcccatatatttttattacatgtttttattgttttcaattaaaaaaattaatttttaaattgactCGCGGTGTATCCTAGTTACATAGTCGAACTAAAGAGGTCACTTCGATTCCCTGTTAGTGATTTGGTCGCTATCTTGGATATGATAACAAGTAAATATGGTGTTTCGTTGCTACGCATAATTATAGGTAATTAGTAGATTTTTTCAAACATAAACCTTCTTCCattatattaatcgataacTGAACGCACGATTTTTACAAGGCCGCGTTCGCATATCGACATGTCGTAACGTTCGAAAgatattcgtaaaaataatatctacctCTCACAGATCAGCCAGGGAAACTATTACgtcgtattttttcttctgatCAATAATTTTGTGTTTATAATTCTGATTGATCGATatcttatattaaattttcatatatacttatacacatacacatatctaTGGATATTTCATACACAATACACTTTTACTTTAATCCTGTCTAATATGATCATATATTTCTCAGATTTCCAAGAATTCAACGAGCTAGAATAATATGGTATCAAATTTGTCGGTTTTATATACTTCTCTTCATATGAGTACAAGTGcgtctttttttaataacatagAATGAGATCTAACAGAGGAAAGATAGCTAACAACAGAAATACGcattaatttgtatatttcCAAGAAATTCTCCgagtaaaacaaaaacagtTGATCGTTCGAACTATCTCAAGGATAAgagatctttatttttatctagtATTTCGACAAGTAAAAATCTACGAAAAGCGTCAAGTGATTTCGTTTTAATtacgtattttattaataaacatttttatttcaattttatcacGATTAATAGTGTAGAAAGTTTATCGTTATAGGAATGTGTATACTTTTTAGTTTATTAGTCATCATGTTTACTGCTAcagttattgttttattttagaaaatttatttgatttttattaatagttGGGTCTCCATATGCAGCTACTTCCAAATGGTGAGACCTaggttattgatattgtttaagtttgtatatttagatataaattaaatgtttttgAACATATAGGTGCATATTttgatacatttaaaaaatacttgACCTGTTCaattcataattaaattaagaatTCAATTTGTAagatattcattataattgaTACTTTCAGATAATATATTCTCTAATGTGTTATTTTCAGAGGTCATTTAcaggaaatattttattctttcttgttcTATAATCTCTTATCAGCTCATTAATTCTTACAAATTATTAGAGTCAGTGTTTTCTCGTATTGTTGCTagttatttttacatttaaataagacgattaaatataattatatttaatataaatccgtaaattaatgtcaatatataTGGAAATTCGTGAAGTAAAAACAGtgtttattcataatatatttgatttatttttataactttaaataatctgattaaataaaattagattCAATATAAATTCGCAATGTAAAGTCAGTGTTAGTACAAATTCTTCATAATCCTGAGGCAGGATACTCATTGTGCAAAGAATCAAGATAGATTACAGtaagtaaatttcttttttaaacattttctttgCCCGAGAGGCTGACTTACATCATTGAAATAGTATATCCAAGAGATTAATTCTTTGATAGCGTCTTATTCAGGCAGATAAAGATGGAATCTATTGTACTCGAAAGGCACAATAGATTCTCACATGGTAATCTGACTTCATCTGGAAGGTAAAGTAGAGATGATGTTTGCTTTAATTATCCGAAAGGTAATTAAAGTCttgtaaacaaacaaacaaaccataaaaaataaaaaataaacaatcatAATTTACGTTGTGTCATGGGCTAGTCTTGAAGTTATTATTTGAGAAAGGACCTGTGGATCTGGTCCCAGAAGAGTCTTTGCGGAATATACCAGGTTTGGGAGCCACATGGATCCCAGGAGCAATTGGTGTACTGAGAGACGTGACCAACAGCCAACATAAGATTTTGTTT from Vespa crabro chromosome 6, iyVesCrab1.2, whole genome shotgun sequence encodes the following:
- the LOC124424783 gene encoding protein THEM6-like translates to MVSYYLRAVIAILYFFFDINYFLRLIFTFIWAQFIQKKAKLLDKTTIYSICTTQDLDIMSHMNNARYLRELDFSRYHHFLQTKIFSFLTKMGVTAILGGLCTRYRRPIKFFMIYKITTKLIYWDEKSFYFEHRFINLQDNFIHTIILSKQTTIGMKMHLNEFIKKLEPEISLPEINSDLRLWLESTKDSSQKLRKKD